One genomic window of Sphingomonas ginsengisoli An et al. 2013 includes the following:
- a CDS encoding YeeE/YedE family protein — protein sequence MSSIFANAQPLHGLVGGVLIGLAAALMLLGAGRIAGVSGITARATGLAESGMSRSSAWLFLMGLPLGAILAAAAMGTQKASFAPWPVLAIAGLLVGIGTRVGSGCTSGHGVCGVSRLSARSMVATATFMAAGIATVAITTILGAR from the coding sequence ATGAGCAGCATCTTCGCCAATGCGCAGCCGCTCCATGGTCTAGTCGGCGGTGTCCTGATCGGCCTTGCCGCAGCGCTGATGCTGCTCGGAGCCGGCCGGATTGCCGGCGTGTCGGGCATCACCGCGCGCGCCACCGGGCTGGCTGAAAGCGGCATGTCGCGCAGCAGTGCGTGGCTGTTTCTCATGGGCCTGCCGCTGGGTGCCATCCTCGCGGCAGCCGCCATGGGTACGCAGAAGGCATCGTTCGCACCTTGGCCAGTGCTTGCAATTGCCGGCTTACTGGTAGGTATCGGCACGCGGGTCGGCAGCGGGTGCACCAGTGGTCACGGCGTGTGTGGCGTGAGCCGGTTATCAGCTCGCTCGATGGTTGCCACGGCGACCTTCATGGCCGCCGGCATTGCCACTGTCGCCATCACGACCATTCTAGGAGCTCGGTGA
- a CDS encoding ArsR/SmtB family transcription factor: protein MDVESLARFGAQAEKAVGLLKSMANECRLLVLCHLAAEGELSVSELQDRVGLGQSALSRHLAKLRDEGLVATRKESQTVFYRVCDPKAQQLLALLHDLFCPDLGTSNSRRS, encoded by the coding sequence ATGGACGTTGAGTCACTGGCGAGGTTTGGCGCGCAGGCTGAGAAGGCGGTGGGTCTCCTCAAGTCGATGGCCAACGAATGCCGGCTGCTGGTGCTTTGCCACCTTGCCGCCGAGGGCGAACTTTCGGTCAGTGAGTTGCAGGACCGGGTGGGCCTAGGACAATCGGCGTTGTCTCGGCATCTCGCCAAGCTGCGCGATGAGGGGCTCGTCGCCACCCGCAAGGAATCGCAAACGGTTTTCTACCGCGTCTGCGACCCAAAGGCGCAGCAACTCCTCGCCCTCCTTCACGATCTTTTCTGTCCCGATCTCGGGACGTCAAATTCACGCAGGAGCTAG
- a CDS encoding TIGR01244 family sulfur transferase, which translates to MKLAVLTPNVTVLAQPAPDDIAALGQRGYRSIIGNRPEGESEDQPAWADLQAAAAKADMSALQIPVVMGQITDEQIAHFREALDTLPKPIAVFCRSGTRAALMWALANQANLTADERIGIAAKEGYDLEPFRQRLSREINNAEA; encoded by the coding sequence ATGAAGCTTGCCGTCCTAACCCCCAACGTTACAGTTCTCGCGCAGCCCGCGCCGGATGACATCGCTGCCCTTGGACAACGCGGCTACCGCTCGATCATCGGTAATCGTCCGGAGGGCGAGAGCGAGGATCAACCCGCATGGGCCGATCTGCAGGCGGCTGCGGCAAAGGCCGATATGAGTGCCCTGCAGATCCCCGTCGTGATGGGGCAGATTACCGACGAACAGATTGCCCATTTCCGCGAGGCGCTCGACACGCTGCCAAAGCCGATTGCGGTCTTTTGCCGCAGCGGCACCCGCGCGGCCCTAATGTGGGCGCTGGCCAATCAGGCCAATCTGACCGCCGATGAGCGGATCGGGATCGCAGCCAAGGAAGGTTACGATCTCGAGCCCTTCCGCCAGCGCCTCTCGCGGGAGATCAACAATGCTGAAGCATGA
- a CDS encoding DUF6691 family protein, with protein MDRLRHLLPPLLSGALFGGGLTIGGMTDPARVRGFLDLFGSWDPTLAFVMGGAVIVMAIAWRLQARMVRPLFGERFALPDRTDLDGKLITGSALFGIGWGLAGLCPGPAIASLALAPAAVFPFVGAMILGMALHRLLEMGAARVQA; from the coding sequence ATGGACCGTTTACGGCACCTTCTGCCACCGTTGCTGTCCGGCGCATTGTTCGGCGGCGGGCTCACTATCGGCGGGATGACCGACCCGGCACGGGTGCGCGGCTTCCTCGACCTGTTCGGCTCTTGGGACCCCACGCTGGCCTTTGTTATGGGAGGCGCGGTGATCGTCATGGCGATCGCTTGGCGTTTGCAGGCGCGAATGGTGCGTCCGCTCTTCGGTGAACGCTTCGCTTTGCCGGACCGCACCGACCTCGACGGTAAGCTGATCACCGGCTCTGCGCTGTTCGGGATCGGCTGGGGCCTTGCGGGCCTCTGCCCCGGTCCGGCCATCGCCTCGCTGGCCCTGGCTCCGGCCGCCGTCTTCCCCTTCGTCGGGGCCATGATTCTCGGAATGGCCCTTCATCGCCTTCTGGAAATGGGCGCCGCTCGCGTCCAAGCATAA
- a CDS encoding MBL fold metallo-hydrolase produces MDHAASQVADVIHGELRAPQVRAFFDEPTFTVSYVVSDAATGRAAIIDSVWNFDQASGRTSFDSADKIIAYVQEQGLTVDWILETHAHADHLSAAPYLQDKLGGKLAIGREIVTVQGVFGKIFNEGNQFARDGSQFDRLLDDGDVLDIGGIPLIALHVPGHTPADMAYVVGDALFTGDTMFMPDYGSARADFPGGDARQLYRSVRRLMQLPDETRVFLCHDYKAPNRDEFVWETTMLAERTGNVHIHEGVSEDDFVAMRTQRDATLSMPKLILPSLQVNMRGGHLPEPDDNGVRYLKQPINLL; encoded by the coding sequence ATGGATCACGCGGCTTCTCAAGTCGCCGATGTCATTCATGGCGAACTCCGCGCTCCGCAGGTGAGGGCGTTCTTCGACGAGCCGACGTTCACCGTCAGCTACGTCGTCAGCGATGCTGCGACCGGGCGCGCGGCGATCATCGACAGCGTCTGGAACTTCGACCAAGCCTCTGGCCGCACCAGCTTTGATAGCGCTGACAAGATCATTGCCTACGTGCAAGAGCAGGGCCTCACGGTCGATTGGATCCTTGAGACCCACGCCCATGCCGATCACCTTTCGGCCGCTCCGTACCTGCAGGACAAGCTTGGCGGAAAGCTGGCCATCGGGCGCGAGATCGTCACGGTGCAAGGGGTCTTCGGCAAGATCTTCAACGAGGGCAACCAGTTCGCGCGTGACGGGTCGCAGTTCGATCGGCTGCTCGACGATGGGGATGTGCTCGACATCGGCGGCATCCCGCTGATCGCATTGCATGTGCCCGGTCACACGCCGGCCGACATGGCCTATGTCGTCGGCGACGCCCTGTTCACGGGCGATACCATGTTCATGCCGGACTATGGTTCGGCGCGCGCCGATTTCCCAGGTGGCGACGCGCGGCAGCTTTACCGCTCCGTTCGCCGGCTGATGCAGCTGCCGGACGAAACGCGCGTGTTCCTGTGCCACGACTACAAGGCACCCAATCGTGACGAGTTCGTGTGGGAAACCACCATGCTCGCCGAGCGCACGGGCAACGTTCACATCCATGAGGGCGTGAGCGAGGACGACTTCGTCGCAATGCGCACCCAGCGCGATGCGACATTGTCGATGCCCAAGCTCATCCTGCCCTCGCTGCAGGTAAACATGCGCGGCGGTCACCTGCCGGAGCCGGACGACAATGGCGTCCGCTACCTCAAGCAGCCGATCAATCTGCTATGA